The Hevea brasiliensis isolate MT/VB/25A 57/8 chromosome 9, ASM3005281v1, whole genome shotgun sequence nucleotide sequence atgtgaagaaagatctacacatggtttttatcgatttggagaagacttacgatagtgtttcaagagatgtcttatggagagtgttaaaaTAAAAGAGgacatctattaggtacatataagtgttgaaagatatatatGAAGGAGTAACAACTATTGTGCGCATAGTGGGAGGGGATACGAGATTTTTTtttctcagttggattacaccaaggttcagctgtaagctcttacctttttacattacttTTAGATAaattgacaaaacatatacaagagagtattccttggcgcatgatgtttgcagatgatatagttctgatagataagacgcgagaatgagtcaatagaaagctagagttttgaagaagtactctagagccaaagggttttaagttaagtagaacgaagacagaatatatgcattgcaagttcagtgaaggccgaactagtaatagggaaggagttggtttggatggagtggtactgtcccaaagtaatcattttaaatatctcggctcaatccttcaagtagataggggatgtgaggaggatgttagtcataggattaaagctggatagTCGAAGTGAAGAAGTGTCACTGGAGTTTTAtggtgatcgcaagattcccaataagttgaaattaaaatttcattgtgtagccatacgaccggccatgttatatggtagtgagtgttgggcattgaaagagtcgtatgtgtctaagataagagttgcggagatgagaatgttaaggtggatgagtggtcatactagactagataaagtccgtaatgagaatattagagaaaaggcgggagtggtgccaattgaggataagttgagagaaggtagattgaggtggtttggtcatgtgaagcgtagacatacggagacttcagttagacaagtagagcacattaggttagaagataaaaagaaaaggaggggtagacctaaactgacttggaggagagtagtacaacatgacctagaagtattacacattttcgaggatttaatccaaaatcgtttaaaatggagaaagtaaattcatatagccgacttcaaatttttgggataaagacttagttgagttgagttgagttaaactGATACCCAAAATCAATATTTAATATCTTCAACAAtaaaagattagcaaataatTTCTCATTGAAATCAGCAAAAACCAAAATGAAAAATTTGAAGATCCTAAGCTGGATTTTGCAGTACAAACCCAGAATCTTATATGCAaagtccaatttttttttttttttcttaatcctATATTCATATTGCAATCTGCAGcaaaataattttcattattattattattttttttaacctccaccaaaaacccaaaaatcaaaacAAGAAAACCTAACCTTCTTTGAATTTAATTTCACAAGATTCATGGATTCAATGTCAACTCCACCACCAAGGTTTGTTGCAGACATCTTCTCTAACCTACTTGTCACTTGCCCGCTTGTATTCAAACCCAACCTCTTCCTCTCCCTAGCCTATGACTGTGAGTCTTACATCTTGAAGCTCCACACCTTCGTACTCTTCAACACTTTCTGCTTAGAGTTTCATTTGCATCTTGCTTCCCGCAATCATGAGCTCGTCGAACTCATCAGCCGCAGTTctgcagattttgtcaatcttaATTCGAAGCTCATTGATGTGGATGTTGTAGTGCGCAAACAAACCATGATACTGGAGCTTTGGGGAGAAgatttaggatttagaggaagcATGGAGGATTTGCGCATGGCTTTGAGAAGGGATCAAAGTCTCTAGTTTGTTTCAGTGACTgctactgatttttttttttagattcttTTCTTTAGTATTTTCATGAATGCTTAAAAAAAGTTTAAATAATaagatattattatttaatgtGTCTTGCACAaacatttttattgatttttttttcttattttcccAACTTTACCAAATTATTAATGGCCATAAACTGACTATTAAATTTAGACTCAATGAAAATTTAACATTTAAGGGATTGATTGACTACAAATTTTGTTTGACTTAATTGACTTTAACATGTAACTTTGAGGGCCAAAACGAAACTTTTGCAAGGAAAACTCTACGTTTTCTTTTGTTGTGTtgggaaataaaaaataaaaagattctTTTGTAGCTTGTCTTCTAATGTCTTGTTAAAGACGGTCATGATGCAGTGCAACAACCTCAATCCTAATATCCATTTCAACAATATTGGTATATTAGCGGGGGCTTAATTTGATTGTCATGTAAATCTGTGTtgtaattaaaattcattaattgcTTGTCATTGATTTCTTAATTTAGTTATGGAATGATCAAAGCTTAGTCCCTTGAAGACATATAATTTCTCTCTGCCTTTTGGTGCAGGCTGCTGGGAAGTATAGACAAGAAGGGAAGACCTATGTTGTCCAAGATGGAGACGTCATATTCTTCAAGTTCAATGTATCGGGTGGTGGAAAGAAATGATATACATCTGTAATGGGCTGTGGAGTAATTTAAGGAAATCAAATTTGATTGTGTGATTCATTGTTTTTGGGGTCACATCTTTATGACAGGGAAAGGGAAAGGCTCAAAGGCATGAGTTTTCCACCTTTGGATTTATACTCGGTGGATGTTGGTGGATCCCAtcaaacattaaattttattttaggaTTATTATTTCAATATAAGGATGGAGGCTCAACTGCTCAAGTTCATAAAGTTCCCAGTCTCCACAGCCTCGGCTAAAGATAAAAGTAATTGTATTCTGTTTTGCAGTTTGTAGAACTTGTCTTTAAAATGGATGTTATACAGCAAGAGTGTGAGTGCAAACGTTTTAAGAGCTGAGAGGAGCCAATAGATGCTGGTATGTATTTATTATGCAAATTGCCTATTGCCTTCACAAATTTTGATCTAGATTTTCACTTCTCATCCTCATTTTGCTGTTGCATCATTAAATATTTGTGATCTGTAAATGTTACCAGAAATTACTAGTTGGGAAAGGAGCAGACGTTAGCAGGAAAACAATGTTCATAGTTTCTTAGGAACTATGACCAGACAGTGATAGGAAATGGCCTTACGGCCATAGCTTTTTAGCCTATAGCCGTAGCCCATAGACCTCCCAGAATCCAAAATTTTTGTTTTGCTTCAAAATTTTTTGGATTTCCAAATGCGACTAAAAAGCAATAAACGCAAATTCAACTAATCTGAAAGTCAATTAAACAATGAAGATCAAACCCTTTGGTTGCTTTCCTCTTTCTTGAACATGTCAAGCACTGCGACCTTTAATTACTCTCTAGTTTGGCTAATCTAACCTAAATCCTCGTATGTTTTTAGGGTTTTCTTCTCTTTTGTTATGTTGTTTTATGTCTCTAATTTCCCTAAAAATACTTTCTTAAGTAAATATAGTGCTTAAGTTGCCTTTGAAATTCTTGGTACTGTGGTGACCCATCAAGCAACGTGTCTTCCTCGCTGTTGAAACGTAACTGGAATAACAATAATGTCAAGAAAGAGACCTTTTCGCTAGACACAGAAGTCAACAATCTCAGGCTACTCATCGTCGACGgtgttaaattattgtttttaatcTTTTTTCCAGGAAAAGACTTTCGACTTATAATGCTTAAGATTGGACAGTGCCAATCATTGTTTCCTATTTGCGTCTTATTCTCtctttttaaaatttgatttatggATCATTTGTACAACTTTCTATCATTATCTTTCATGCCAAGTGATTGGACTCAGTAATGTCCTAAAAAGCATCTTCGGCTCCAATCGTTGAAATGCCAATGTTTTGATTTCTTTTGCATGGTTTTACAAGAAAGATGCCATTCACCTCATGAGGTCATGCTGAATTGGAATAAATAAAtgtgtaatttattttatttctgagtattaaatataaaatttatttttaaagttaattgattttagtaaattaaatttaaatcactTTTTATTTGTGCATTATCAAACTTGGTGCAATTGGATCAAGCAgtcaatttataaaattaataaatagagaattttatatcttttttttttaaatgaagcatgctaaatataaatttaaacttcatatatatatatatatatatatatatatatatatatatatatatataattgtaacAATGAAATATATTCACATCCAAGTATGGAATAAAAATGAATAATTGTGTTTCAAGTTTCTAAGAATTCGTAGAATATTGACTTCAGTTTTGTCCATATGTATCTCAATTATTATTCGTAATCGATTGCATCCTAACGTAGCCGCAActtatttttagtaattttttttaataattttttctaatGTATACTTTGActtcgatattaaaatttaacttatTTTTGGCCAATGAATagttatataaaaatttttttaggatgttttttataaaaatattttctgttatttaaAGTAATAGTatgatatttatattatatatgtgtAAGTATTTTtacattataataaaataattaaaatttaaaaataaaaaataatataatttttaattatgaaaatattcttttatttttaaaaactatattttatatgaaataaaagTAACcttaatttaattgttaaattttcatTTGTATTTGACATTCGTTGTGTTATACATATTATTTTcaaattcattattttatttttttttataatttttaataatagatTTTAGttcttaaattataaaattttaattatatgcttaaatttaaaaataaactaccttttaatttataaaatcttaaaatttaattgtattttttttacACTTTAAGTTActgtatattatattataaaacaATTAGTCCATCAATATTTTATattcttttattaataataaaataaaaaattaaaattagtattgAAATAACAGAAATCCCTAATTAGTATTAGGACTGACACACGATATTTGAACCCATAACCATATTCTTACTTCACTTTTTAAAaacttattaattaaaaatagtaaACACATTTCAATTTCTTTTCAATAGATGTGAGCGAACGCAATCCTTTAGGGTTCTATAATCTCCAGACAAACGAAAAAGAATGGAGTAACGGAGGGAAAAAGATGACGTGAAGGTCCAGTCGGCAATGCGTAATTAGAAAAGTGGTCTCCCACGTGCCAGCTTGAGTCAAAAAGACGGTGCCAGTCTTTGACACGTGTCAATTTTTGATCCTCCAATACAAACTCTaattttgactttttttttttcttccaatcGTTAGTGCCTCCCCCTTTATTGCCTGATATCGACTCCTTCTATCGCCCCACCTCTTAaattccttctctctctctctctctctctctctctctctctcaaatccAAATACTGTAAATAATAATAGATAATACCAAATTTCATCGATCAATTGAattcaaaatattaaaattattaaattgaaatttattattgtATATTAGTTTATCTAGTATTATGCAGTGTTTCCAATGGAGGCTAGGgagcagttttttttttttaaatcaaattttagATTTtggattgaattttttttttgtttattattAAGTTTTCTTTCTTAGATATTATAAAATAAACAATAAATTTAAATGAGTACCTAAAAAAAATCCTCATTTAAGCATATGCATTAGTAAGAAATTGTTAAGAGTAAAATTATGACATTTATTAATTATTCTATAATTGCAGGTAAACCAAGAACAACACCTGCATATTCGTAGCAAGATTCAATATATGAGACCTTTGAATTGAAATCCGAATACTTATTATTGGAAGAAAGAGAAttataatttgtgtttatatattacagtaaaatatatatatactcttACTTTTTGATGTATAAAAAATGAAACACAACATATTTTATAAGTTCTTTCCCAGGATAAATGATTTATGCCTCATCAAAGGGTGAGAATAGTGATAAAGTAAGTGAACTTATGATGCTTTGGGCTgagttctattaattaaaaacaaGAGGTGAGAGTGGAGAATAGCCAAACCTACCATCTAAACAAAATTACTGTCCCTCTCCTCCTAAAAAAAGGTAGGTAAGAtgattttttgtttctttttcaaAGAAAAACCCAACATAAAGGCCTATTTTTGTTTCAAAGCAGACATTTATTATAGCTTTTCCCTTGTAGCTTTCTTTCAGTAGTggtatttcttcttcttcttcttcttcttcttcttctatgtCAAATATTGAAAAGGAAAATCCATCCCAAAATGATCCTTTTTACTATAATGAGCAGAGAGGGATTATCCGGGGGTCAGAGTTCCCATTCTTGAACGATAACCACCCATCTACGATGTACAATAATCAACCAAAACTGATGCAAACCTTACAACGCTCTGGTCCCTCTTACATGAGCTTCACTGAGTGCTTATCCATGGACTATAACACCTTATCCACAGCCTTTGATATGCCTTGCTCTTCTTCTGAGGTTATTAGCAGTCCCATCCAACACTGTTCAGGTGCACCATCGGGAAAATCATCAGCACCCACCAATAATGAAAACCCATCTACCCCAGATTCATCAATATCTTCTTCATCTAATGATACAGCAACCCAACAAGGCTCAGCCAAGACCAAAGAAAAGCAGCAGCagcaacaccaccaccaccaccaccaccaaaaAGAATCCCAGGATGGCAAGCAAAAGTCTAATAACAAAGTGTAGGttcttaattggttcttctttgaAGATTCATGCTAAAAGTTTAGCAAGTGTAGTTCTCCTTCTGCTTATTCTTCTGGAGATATAGGGTTTTAAAGCCATATATTCTTTTTTCCCCCCTAAGGAGACTGAGATAGTACTTTTAGAACAGAACTTACCTCTATGCATGCCATACATACCATATATATTCAATTCTTTGAAATTAGTAGTGTATCTTTTTCTGTTTACTaattagttagaattaagaaATTAGAGTATGATAAGAAGCCACAAACCCTAGCTAGCAGGTAGGTCTATCAGTGTTACTTATAAGGAATTGCTTAATAATTAGGAAAAATAACTTAGCATTATCAAGATCTGGTGTTGGCTTTGtttaatttaaactaaaattaattttgtgATATATGTATAACTTTCAGGAGCAAGACAAAGAAGAAAGAGAAACGAGAAAGAGAGCCAAGGTTTTCCTTCTTGACCAAGAGTGAGATTGATCACCTTGAAGATGGTTACAGATGGAGAAAGTACGGCCAGAAGGCAGTCAAGAATAGTCCTTATCCAAGGTTACATTCTACTAAATTCCCTGACAAGtattgcatatatttatgtatttattttatatattttatactgTGATGTGGCATCTGAATTTTATGATATATATCTTGGtgagaaattttaattattatgccGATGACATTAATATTGTTAGTACTTGATGCATTTCAAGAGCACACATTGATGTTCATTAATTTTGAGCAAAACAATTTAATTATTCGGGTTATTCCCAAGAAAAGCAAAGCAAAAATCAATGATTAGAATCATATATATTTCATATGGGCTGCCATTATATATCGCAGAAGCTATTACAGATGCACCAGTCAGAAGTGCACAGTGAAGAAACGAGTAGAGAGATCATTCGAAGACCCATCAATTGTGATCACTACGTACGAAGGGAAACATAACCATCAATGCCCTGCAACTCTTCGAGCTAATACTGCCGCAGGAATTTTGTCACCTAATTCGCTTCTGCCATCTACATCTTCAATGATGGCCCATCGACCAACCTTTCCTCAGGACATCTTCGCTCGCTTGCTTCCACCGTATAATAACCACCACCAAGGTGACCCTACTGCCATGTTCTATCCACATCTATATGCTCCACAGCAGCAGCTTCCTGATTATGGCCTTTTACAAGATTTAGTTCCCTCCAGCTTCCTCCCAAAACAGCACCCATGAACTCTATATTGTTAGTCCCTTAATTTGTTCACTAATGTACtttgatttatatattaattagctAATTGCCATATATGTATTCTCCATCTTCTAGTAATCAGCTTTGCTCATGAGCAAGTGATGATGCTATTTCCCTTCAGGGAATGCATAGCAGTTTATTCTACATGCATGTATGGGCAAAACAGAAAATGAGAACTTCAATTGAGAAGAAGATGGAGATCATATTAATACATAGCTAGGAACTCTGGGAGGTGAAGTTATTGCAATGTCAGAAGGATTAAGTAATTGATGGTATACATATTATAGTTTTTCttattgaatttttctttttttatttagcaTCCATTGAGGTTGGaacttcaaaattttcaattttaaagatAGCTTAAGTATCATTAATTATTagtttggtttaaaatttttaaatgaagAGATGAAATCAATTTATGTTTGCAATTTGAAATTTGGCCTTCCATATTTGTTCATTGTTTTAATTTGTAGCCTCACATTTTGAAATCTTATCTTTCCTTGTAAGGGATAGTACTGTTGTTGTTTATGGTACAAGTGTTTTCTTattgtagttttttttttcttttttcctcctTCTTCAATGGATGACAATTACACCAATTTGGACATTATGTACTTACGTTTATGTTAGAATCCCAGACTCAGCAGCTTATGTAAAATATGTGATTAATTAGCATTTTTATTCAAAATTAGTATAATTTTAGTGTGCTGAGTGCACATGTACCTTCATTCACATTTATGTAGGGTCTACTCTCCTTAATTAAAAGAGCATTACAGTTAGGGTATACAATAATTTACTAAAATGAAGTAACAAGagattatatatataaagaatctCATTACAGTTGTTTGAGTCGCATCATCTTTGCCCTGTTAAGTTGAAATAAAGCTCCAAACTTAATTGAAGTCAAGCAAATTACATCATAATGAATGCCAATTTGTCATGGCTAATGACATAAATTCTCTCCTTGTCAATCAAACGCCGCAtcttttagataaaaaaaattgttggcataattgtttatatatataatagCTTATGTTGATGTCAGTTTATGTATtagtaaataattaattaatgctaatttaatgatattaaaatcGTATTTAAGATAATTTATGCATAATCTAAGTATTAAAGAGATTGCTTCGCTACCTTCAACAGATTAATTATTTTTCACCAAAGACTACTCAAGAATAAAATCGCATGCaatattgtttatttatttttgttatggTGATGGGACAAATGTCCATATAATTGGGTATATAACAATGGCTTTGCCATTTATCTTGGAAGAAACAATCAACTATTGATGGTTTATCGACTAAAATGAGTGTAAAGCTCTTGTTATTGCCACCATTAAGTTAATGTCGATTCTATCTTCATTATTTGAACTTCACAATCTTATTAAAACTATCTATTTGACAACCAATTCGGTTTTTCATGGTAAAATCAATcacattaaacttaattattattattctttttaaAACAATTGTAGTATAAAATTATCCAAAGTCAGTGCCATTAAACCTCGGATTAATGAATCAAGCTATTCAACCAGTcagtaaattattaaaaaattaattaaatatataaaaattaattaaatgtaacactTATTACTTTATTTGATCtaattataaattcaaaataattcgaGGACTGTATCAATAGAATTTATTAACTATGATCCAAGTTCAATTTATTCTGCGCTCTTCGTCAGTTTTAACATCTTCGAAACAAGCTACAATTGCTCCCAAAGCAATCATcgacttaataataataataataataataataataataataataataataataataataataataataataataataatgtttatTGTTATTGCTTATGGTTATTTAGTTGTTGTATTCACTATATAAATATATCTCGATAAACCCAATTTTAATCAATCATAGGTTTTCACAATGTGCATCCATCGGTTTAATATGAAATTTCTAAGAATATA carries:
- the LOC110671475 gene encoding WRKY transcription factor 71, translated to MSNIEKENPSQNDPFYYNEQRGIIRGSEFPFLNDNHPSTMYNNQPKLMQTLQRSGPSYMSFTECLSMDYNTLSTAFDMPCSSSEVISSPIQHCSGAPSGKSSAPTNNENPSTPDSSISSSSNDTATQQGSAKTKEKQQQQHHHHHHHQKESQDGKQKSNNKVSKTKKKEKREREPRFSFLTKSEIDHLEDGYRWRKYGQKAVKNSPYPRSYYRCTSQKCTVKKRVERSFEDPSIVITTYEGKHNHQCPATLRANTAAGILSPNSLLPSTSSMMAHRPTFPQDIFARLLPPYNNHHQGDPTAMFYPHLYAPQQQLPDYGLLQDLVPSSFLPKQHP